Genomic segment of Hoplias malabaricus isolate fHopMal1 chromosome 14, fHopMal1.hap1, whole genome shotgun sequence:
GTGTGCTGGCTGTGGGAGTGtgagttaattttttttgtttctggaCATGTTTTTCTACTTTAGTGCACAGTTTTAGttcaaaacctttttttttcttttacagaaaGTCTGCTGGGTGTGTAACGGCTCTGGCTTTCGCCATGACAACAATCGCTGCACACACTGCAGCGGCCGTGGAAGAGAGAagtatgttttatttcacaacTCAGCTTTAGTTAAGACCAGACCAGGAGGTATTAATAAAAAGAGCGCCTGCAGCCATTcgaattaaagaattaattaatgtgcACAGATATAACTAATTTAATTGGGGATGGTAATGTGTGGTTTGCAGCTGCTTAAGGTGCAGTGGACATGGCTCTAAGGAGTGTAGCCTCTGCCGCGGAAGGAGACAGCTGCTCGTGTTTATCAACCTCAAGGTTCAATGGTAAGAACATACAAGAGATGTTACAGTAAATCAGATTGTACTGTACAACTGTGGTGAGTTTGCACCATCCCTATCAACTGTAGTTTGGCAGAGTTAATATTACACCACTTACACGTCCCCTGGGAAATTATGATCTGTATACATTTACACAAGTTTTGAGATTCTACCAAACTCTTTCCCAGTAAATGTAGAATATCTGTAACccataacaaaataaaaatagaccTGGAAATGATGAATGGTATTCTGCATGACAGTTTAGTGACGTTTGTAACTCGTGTGCTCCTCAGGACCAATAATAAGGAGGATTTTGTGGTGGAGCAGTCCGGTGGTTTGAAAGTGGAGAATTTCAGTAAAGTCTCTGGAAGGGAAATGTTCAAAGACTCTCAGTATATGGTAAATATACACTTATGTACATACTCTATCTCCCTctcatacacacaaaacacatacatctacacacacacatcagatacACTTACACATACAGGACAGTGCAGTATAATGAAATgggtaaaaaagagaaaaaagtaaATAGGTTTAAACTTAGAATGCAACAAATGAGAAACAGGGACAAATCACTAAAAATAAAGAGACACTGAGTCAAACTGAAATGATGTGACTCAGTAATAACTCCAATAACCAACAAAGACTGAAATAAGTTATTTTATaccatgatgtgtgtgtgtgtgtgtgtgtgtgttttagctttACCCTGTGATGGGTTTCCCGGACCCTGCTGTGGCCCAGGCGTCTGAACGTTTAGTGAGAGAACATCAGTCCAGATTTTCCCAAACTGCCCGCATTCTGCAGCAGGTACTGCTTTACGTTCTGTATGTGGATTTGTTTTGTCCCATATTTGATCAAGCTCTAATGTTAATATATTAAACCTATGTTTAATATaggttaaaaaatgtaatatatatcaATATAACAAATCATATCAGAGGTGGTGATACGgcaaaaatattacattgcCATCCTGCAAGATATTTTCATGGCACTCACTATGTATTCAGTGTATCTTACATAAGATTCTATTCTGGACCATTTCTATTGATcaattcattaaaaaacattcagataaatatttttaacagaaACTATATGGTAAATGTTTATCTGTATTCAGAGATATAAACATGAACGATATCAGATATTGGCACTGGCTCATAATCTCCTagttccagtatctgtagttctGATAACATTGTTACTGACTGAAAAATCTTTTCTACTGCAGCGTCACACCATAGAGCTGATCCCTGTAACTCGGGTCACCTACGCGTGGAAAGGGAAGACTCATGTTTACTTTGTGTACGGAAATGAGATGAACGTGAATGCAGACGACTACCCAGCcacctgctgctgctctgtgaTGTAGTTCAGCGCAGGAACAGAGAAATGGAGCACAGTACGACTGATTTAGTGATGATTTACTAAAGTTAAATGATGACGCACTGGAGTGTCTAGTGGAGTTCTTCCACACCTTTAGCTCTGCAGAGCCCTCTGCtttctatttttatatttgccCCTCCCTTACACAACTGGTTCAGCACTTAAGGGTTAATCATCAGCTGATGATGTATGTTAGGCGAGGAAGAGGACGGAAATGTGCTGATCAGGACAAAAGGGAAAAGAATGTGTAGATACGTTCACACTTGTTTTTAACTGCGATCACctgatttcataaatgtgtaACTTTTCAATGCACTGATGAGACTTATtcagagtgaatgaatgataaaagcACCATTGTagacaaaattatatttttacaacTGTATTACTGTGGTGTTAATGGGAACCAAATGTCTATATGAGTCTTAAACCTCTCCCAGAGGAAGTCATTACtctaaatgattttaaaaagcttGTCTGGATGCCTAAGactttgtttaacactttaagtactttaaatgaaatattttgcaaaacatattttggcaacattttttttttttttagtattttataACAAATACATGCTTTGCGTTGTAAGGCAAACTGCGCAATTATTTTAACAAATCTGAGTATTAGTCAAATGAAATGTGTCACATCCAACTCTCAAAGAAGTAGTTGAAACACTGAACTATGCATAAAAGTAGAAAGATTGGTGGAACTGCTCTTTAACAAAGAAGGGATCTGTTTTAAATCAGGTAGTCTTGTGCAAGGTCAGAATAAATACCTGCATACACTGATGTTTTAACCCGTAACCCGATCTAATTAATATTTGATGGTATGGAAGAATATCTGTACGATTATCAAACCTCAAATAATGAAGAGGTCCGACTTAAACAGGGTTTTAGCAGGGACATCTCTAATGATTTAAATAATGAAGCTGAAGGACCAAAATGAGAATGCATTGTACTCACACATTGCCATATAATGGGTGCCATGCCTCTTCTCTGCCTGTAGAGTGTGCAGCTGAGGGATtcacacagagaacaaactgattttaaaacataaagGCCTACATGAACATTACTGACATGAGGCCAGGTgcatgttaaaatatatatgggGCCTGTgtgcttttaattttttttaaatagatcatatttttgtgttttaacttaATTATTTCTCGTTAATGAGTAATTTGTCTGTGCATATAGACAGTACAACCTAacaaatatttctttaattattttttgttcgAGCAGCCAAAGAAGATTTTAGCCGGACAACTATTTTGTCGTTTTATTTTTCCTGTGAATTCCTGCTGatgttaattttaaaaatttgaTTAAAAGGATATGATACAGTTGAATGTATAAAGGAGTAAGAATATTACTTGCACTTATTTGATTGCCTTAAATGATGAGGTAAGTCATGTTTATGCAGCTTAGATAGCAGTAATGTATTAATCTTTTTTTAGTTGTTTGCTATAATTTGTAATCATTTATTATTGTCcaattttcataaataaatgtacatatttgtTTACTTCATGATGTGGATGATTCTTTCTGGAGCAGTGGCTTTAACAGTGCAGTAGTCAGCAGCATGTGATTTTTGTGTTTATCATTTAGGGCTGGCCCCAAATTTtctgatatttgttttttgggtAGTTACTCAGTATTATGTATCTCACCCCCAACCCCCGCCCCTGGAATATAAGAATATTCACTTAATATTACGGCCCAAGTTCCAAAGCCCTAAAAAAGGTATTCAGGACCGCTATtacacactcaaaaaaactCAACTTCAACTTAAGGGAACAGattcaaattttatttagttCAGTAGCTTGATAAATTTTTCCCCCTTATTCCattatccatatatatatatatatatatatatatatatatatatatataacaattgtattaaattgacggaaaaacccgagctctctacggaaattcttgaacgcagccgtgacgtcactggtggacagcagctgaacaacgccgcggtaaaacaccgttatgactgactgttatgacagtatctagctaaataaccaacattattcatgacaatagcctagcaataagctaaactcaaatgtagaggtaccgttattcttgtaaatgtgatcgaagtcgaactcgaattcatccgacactagaaacctccgtaatgcagctacgtagccgagtataatctgagccaccgagtttagcgagtcaagctaacgtttactaacaccaactaaaacaggcgaagtgagtgtcctcaccctgtttacctccatgttacagaggctcttgaacacctttcgttggtgtccttacatgcccatattgttggaaaagcgccagtgaaatgagctacagataacggagtgagcggagggtcctttccaaagtgcccgtttaaagttgacaaatttagtccattttctggatattttgggatctttgggccacaacacaccttttcgtcattttgcattaaattaagtgcagcttctagagttgttgtccaccatctacgtcacaggcaagacgcctattagagtttcccaacaccgttgggggggggaccaacggtcttttaaaccttattccttcaattagtaagaaataacatgttttctgactatcaataaacacaagttagaaactcaaattccactgtatttatttgtttgacactttcatatcgctggtgcttagcctttaataaacactttaaatgcTTTAATAAAAAAGCTCgttaataaagaaatgcttgTTTCTTCAGATTCCTTGCGCCTCACCTGCAATACCTACACGCCCCACTAGGGGAGCGCgccccacactttgagaaacgaTGTGCTAAATGCTAAGATGGTTTCACCGCTAGGGAGCTTCTGAAATTGTtacatatatttgaaaaatatctGTTAATTAAGCCTATAGTCACTCCCTCTTCTACTAAATGTGGTAATAATGTGTAAATAAGGAATGAACACGAGAGGTCAAACTTATATGTGTCCTAATGCATTGCCTCTGTCATATCTGTCTGAAAACGATTTTTAAATTGAAGGAAGGGATTATTAAACTGAGGGAACAAATGGCTATATTGGGGAAACTGAATATTAAATATAGAGAACAGATTAATAAATTGACTGAATGGATCGAACGGATTAagtctctaaataatatttttccaccataccaaataaaaataaaacacaattaatAGCATTTTTCCTTCTTAAGACTAGCTTTTAATAATGAATGTGTAATTTATAAATTGCAGTTGCATTCAATTTCATTAATTGCATAAATATTCGGTGATTAAACATGCTTATCGCAAGTTAAAATACTAGTAGTTTTTTACGTTATTATAACACCTCAGTGAAGTTCTGATGATTTTATTAATTAGAATCTCTAATTATTCAcaaaaatattcacattttcagaaacagaaaaaaatagggcacgaccagttcacactgtgGATAGCAGCTGCTTGGGTACCTTTCTTAAAACTACAGCATCAAGTTAAACCctcaatttttattattatattaattaggTGCTGAGTGCACAACTAATATTCAAGTAGCTGGTTTAAAATTtccaaaacatgttttaatagaGTTCCTAATGGCTGAGTCTATTTTCTACGGTCCTAGTTTTAAATTTCCATGTTTGGAAATATTTGTGCGGTTAGAGAAGTTGTGTCCACTGCTCTGGTGAACAAAGCATCCATTTGGGACACATCTATAGTTGTGCACAGATGAACTGATAGCCAAATCCTTCGGTTATTTAGCACTGTGCACTTCAGTTGAAAGTATCAGTGGGTGTTTACCTTACAGTGGGTGATCAGACAGTGGGACACTTACATTTGGCTTAACATTTGAAGGTGAGTTTTCAGATTATGAAGCTtttaaaatgattcattttacCTGATTACCGTATTCAGCACTGTGTAGGAGGACAGCATCTGTGTTCTTACCATTTATCTATAACTTTCTCAAAGTTTTATTCTTTGAATTCTCCAGTTACAGTTCGTTTGTGTGATGAAAATCAGAACACGTTGAAGAAAGTTAGTTATTACACTGTGGATATTAAAGAATAACTAGCTTATGATTTCATGGTTTTCTTAAACAAAAGCATTTGAAACCATTAATTGTTATAATGCTTATGGTTACTGTCAGAAAAAATCCTTGCGTCTTCAACATGGTACCTTTAGAGGAGAATAAAAAACATTCTAGGGAAGTTAAAGACGTTTTATTGCAGGTCGTCCTGGAATATTTCTGTTGGTCAGTTCATTGTGAAGAGTTCAcagtaataaaattaaaattatttcagAAGATGAAAAAGGATAAAAAATGTAGATTCAAGGTTTTGATTCgattgtgaaaatatttattaacataatttaaaacacCAGAGATCTTGACCATGAGAGAACAGAATGTTTTTAACAGTACCAACTACATGAATGTAAGTTTTGTTGAGTTTAGCTGATATGGAGCCTTACACTGACAGGTTTGTCTGGTCTGTTTCAGCTATGTCCACCCCTGCAGATGGAAACGCCCCATCGGTGCCCCCTGCCAACATGTTTGACAATGTCCCAGGATACGAAGTCACAGTTGCCGGTGGAGGAGGTAGTAAAAAATTTTATAAATCTATTTTATAAATACACCCAGCATTCCAACAGAATTCAGACTCACACAAGGTactaacagtgtaaatgtaccttcaaaggtacaacagtgtttaaaattccAGTTGTAttctctaaaggtacattacattctcttctccagaaagagatgtgaatatttgttttcattttagaaCTGtgccaaataaaacaaaacataataaaagtcctggagctGAAATGGTCTAGTGTAAATTGTTCTTTGTAGAGTTTAATCTTCCTTGACCCTGatgaagaaccttttgtatCTGTTTATCTAACAAGAGTACTTGTCATAGATAAACTTACACAccggctctctctctctctctcttttcttttttttttcttcttttcttcctttCCCCCTGATGTAGGTGGGTACCCACCTCCTCCTATGCCAACAGTGCCCATGCCAGTACCAGAGCCTGGTCCCCTCCAGCCCAACTTGCAGTAAGGACATTCCTCTCTGTCATGGACGTACACAACATGAATCCTTTTATGTTTTATCAACTTTTTCTCTCCATTTGGTTAAATAGAGTCAACAAACATgttgtcagtcagtcagtcaggaGGCTATTACGATTCTAACAAACCGATGttgtaattttacaaaatgaatGTGAGGCAGGTATTTGCAGTGTCTTTGGCAGCAGCTGATACACCTGTGTCAAACTGTTAAAGCATATCTACGAATACTTAATTGGTAATGCATTTTGTTCCAgcttttttgagtgtgttgtaggcagtaatatttacatttgtttatattaaactaaattaattGAATTCAATTAATCATAGGAAAAcactgaatcttttttttttcattcagctTGCTACAGACACAATTTCTTTACCTGTCACTTCATTACTGCTGTAGTAATGGCATACACACTCTGCTCGAACGTACAGAACACCAGCCAAGAACTTAATGTCTTTGTCTATTCATTcactgttattttcttttttattttttaagtattCCCTCCATCACAGAGGATGCAGCATATGAGGCCTTTGTGGGCTATGCCTCCAGTAAATGCTGTTACAGCACTGGCCCTGCCAAGGATGGAGTTATCACCAGCATGGAGCCTTTCAATACTTACCGGGTGGGCATTACCTTATCAGACGATATCATTTTCTTTATTAGCCCAAGCACTGGCCTCAGCAGCTTAATGTAACTCGTGTGTAAGCAAGACAAGGCaagttgttttatataaagcacATTTCATATGCAATGGCAATTCAAACAAGTGTTAAAGAcagatgtttttgtgtttaatataaaattagaAACGATTAACACAGAAATTCAATCAAATACTAAAATGCAACAAAGACAAAGGTGTTAGAAATGAATTCAGACTaacaatataattaaatatcaatTGCTATCAATGGTAAgtaaaaaccttgaaaaattTAAAAGATATACAACAAAATGATTAAGCCTACACAGAGTGTCAAAATAATATCTGTAGacaaacatgtttatttatgaTACACTATTTCTCCTGAAGTGCTAATGTTGCTGAGAATGACAGAAAGTAGTGTTGGATTGAGGTGGTGGTTGAGGTTGTTGAGAATGAATTAGACAAGAGTCACGCGCGTGTGAAGAGAgtg
This window contains:
- the ssuh2rs1 gene encoding protein SSUH2 homolog isoform X2; the protein is MSTPAAGNAPSAPPASMFDNVPGYEGTVAGGGGGYLPPPMPTVPMPKPEPGPLQPNWHIPSITEDAAREAFVGYASSKCCYSTGPAKDGVITSMEPFNTYRYRLETFTESRSTEWSHEPYTNQPVDASIQPAPGPWEILAQTPTFFQDNTQNIRVPYTSSVKPCHECLGMGRMPCKECAGCGSKVCWVCNGSGFRHDNNRCTHCSGRGRENCLRCSGHGSKECSLCRGRRQLLVFINLKVQWTNNKEDFVVEQSGGLKVENFSKVSGREMFKDSQYMLYPVMGFPDPAVAQASERLVREHQSRFSQTARILQQRHTIELIPVTRVTYAWKGKTHVYFVYGNEMNVNADDYPATCCCSVM